The nucleotide sequence CTCTCATGGGGTGAGCGCCGTGTGAGGACGCCTATGGGCCGCACCCCCCGATGGTTCTGGGGCCTCCCAGCAGGGCCAGGCATGCTTCTCCCCAGCTCCTGGCCGAGGAGGACCCTCTCCACGCAGAGACAGGAAGGCAGCGGCTCAGCCACGCATGGCCCACAACCTCAGGGCCCCCCACACTCCCCCAGCCCAGACCCAGGAGCTCTTCGGGGATGGCTGGGGTGCCCCCCTCAGTCCTCACCCTCCACACCCACCACTCACTGGGGACCGTTTCTGGGGattttttcaggggaaaaaaatcaaagaccacAGATGTCAGTTCCCTGTACTTTGCCCTAAATGCACAAAAACTTAACAGTGTTGTGAAATCTCAACATCTTGGCCAAAACAGAGGACACACATGGGCTGTTCAGAGGCACATGGTGCTGGTGCCTGGGACAGCAGCCGCGTGCACGCCTGCCCGCCGTGCCCCGCCCCCCCATTACCTGCTTGACCATCTTGCTGCTCTCACGGCCATACATGCGCAGCAAGGACCCCCAGTTCTTGACGTGCGGGTGCAGCAGCTGCAGGATCTTCTGAGATGCCAACTGCTTCCCAACGCGCTTGTTCTTGCCTGGGCGGAGATGTGGACATGGAGTCAAGACACCCACGTCCACAGGGCACCGTGTTCAGACGGGCACATTCCACACAGCCCGGCCTGCCAGAGGCTCAGGGAGGGCAGGATGCCCCCCAGGACGCGGCTCTCGAGGCCCCCTGCCTGCAGACACACAGACGATGCGTCCTGCAGggcaggctgggggcgggggagagtcCTGTGCAGCAGATGTTTCTAGATGGAGGGAGGAGAGACCAGGGTGCAGAACAGACTGGAGGGGCGCGGGGCCGCTGCCCCCTGCTCAGGGCTGGGCTCAGCAAGCGCTGGTGTCCGTGGGGACGGCCCGGTCTGCATGGTCTCCCGTGGCCTGCTCGGGCATGACCTTCTCCCTTACCCGGTGCTGGGCTGTGTTTAGACAGCCCCACAGTCTCTGTGTGAGCCGCTCCCCTCCCAGGGACCCAGCAGTGGGCAGGCCGTGCCGGCAGCCGGGGCCACGGCCCAGCCAGGTGAGCAGCTCAAGCCCGGGAGGCCAGCCACCACAGCGGCGTGCAAGCTGGCTGGGTCTCAGGCTGACGTGCGGTGTGGCGGGCACACCTGGGCGCCGTCAGCACATGGCTGAGGCCCAGGTGAGCCCAGGCAGCAGACCCTGCGGTCACTGAAAGCAGGTACACGCGTGTgcagggtggaggggtggggggcttaCACCAGCCGCGCACTGTGTGCTTGCCACACGCCATGACGTATTCGCTCTTCTGGTTTTTACCAGGAACTACTTCAAACTTGATGGAAGTGTCTCCCATCCCATGGTTTCTGGGGGACAAAGCAGATAGTAGGCAACATCGCCCCGAGATGGCACCCACCATCCTTCCCAAACCGCAGCTCCCATCCCAGAAGGGCTCTCTCAGGACCCCCGCCAGTCCCCTGGAGAGGTCCCGGGTAGGGACACCCCACCTTTTAAGGCACTCATGGAGGATCTGGTAGGGCGACAGCAGCCCGGCCTTGCTGGTCAGCTCATAGACCCGCGAGTCCTCAATACTGATGTGGTTGAAATACTACAAAGGGAAGCGGCTGGTGAGTGCCGGCCACGCCCAGGGCCCATCCAGCTGCCCCCGCCCTTGTCACAGCCTCTCAGTGACGCTGCACCCACACCTCGGGCCCGGTCGCCCGAGACACACCTGCCTGCTGCCTCAGAGCCCGTCCTGAACCAGAGTCTGATCAGACCATTGGCCAGAAAGCTAAAGACACAACCACCTTTgggaaaaaaccttgaaaaccatCGTAAGTGAATTTAGAATAGAGAAAGTGACCAGACACGACAGAAGAGAAACTTGGCCACGGCGACGAAGAGCAGGCGCCCAGCCAGTTCAGAGAAGGAGGCTGGTGACAGAGGCCTGGTCAGCCCGCAGCGGATGGGACCCTCAGGAGCACAGCGCCCTCCCTGGTGGGGCTGTGTTCACTTCGCGGGCTGGTCGTGACCCACACAACCACACACTCTGCTCTGTCAGAGCCTCTCAGGGAGGCCCCTTCCCTGACTGTCCAGCTCCTGGGGCCCCTAGCCCCACCTTCTTCATACAGAACTCCGGGAACCTGCTCCTCCAGGAGCGAGGGAGCTTCCTCCCCCACAGCGTCAGGAGGTGGCCCTGGTCCCAGCGAGCGGAAAAGCATCCTGTCTGAGCGTGCCTCCCTCCCCGCACCTCTGGGTGTTCGCCAGCCAGGCCACCCTGAGCCCTGCAGTCAGGGTGCTGCTCAGACCACCGGCCACGACAGGAGAGCCCACCCCGGGCATGGGTGGTGGAGGATAGGGCTGCAGTCCTACCCCCAACAGCACAGGGCTGCCCCCAGCAACCAGCCCCCCGCCTCGGGCCACCTCGACATGAattcaggcagagggaaggggtTAGAATAAAGGGTTCCCTTCACTtaaattgtttttactttttggctgcacctcctGGCACGCAGGATCCCAATTCCCCTGCGTCCGAAGTGTGCAGTCccaaccacaggactgccagggaagtcccaaatgtcCCCTTCACTTTTATCAAACGGAGCTATTTCAGGAACTGAGGACAAAAACCAAATGGTAATTTCTCTTCTTCATGAGCTCTTTGCAGGAACCAAGGACAGAGACCAAACATCTACTTGTTACTTTATTACATTATCACAAAGACATAGGCGCCTAACAGCCCCAAATACAGGGAGCAAACATGATGGCAGTGAACAGACAACTCGGCAGTAACTGGGGACTGACACCTCTCCCTCCAGGACAGACCCTCCAGAAAGGTGAGCACTCCCCTCACCAGCTCGACCAGTTCACTACGCCGGCAAGCAGACACGCCCAGCCTCTCGGGCGGGCGCGGTACAAGTCTTGACAAATGTTCAAGGACTGACTGGAATCACACAAGCTGTGGTTCTGAATCACAATGGAATTAAGTTATAAATCAATAACTGAAGGAAACTGGGGAGAttcacaaatatatgaaaagtaaaCGGTCCTAAAATAACTACtggttcaaagaaaaaaaaatcacaagagaaattaggaaaatatCTTGAcatagataaaaacaaaaacacaacatatattaaaggaaaattatGGGATGCAAATTAGTACACAGAAGAAAATTGACAGCTGTAAACCCCACATTTAAAAAGACCTCAAATCAATACCCTAAACCTTAAGAAACTAGAACAAAGGACAAACCAAACACAAGCctggcaggaaaaagaaaaaaaaaaaaacaataaggcTGGAactgaaacagagaagaaaaaagagaacttCCACACAACCAGAAGCTGTGTATTTGAAAAGACCAACAACACTGACAAATACTTAGAatggccaaaagaaaacaaagaatcagactgctaaaactcaggaaagaaagcaAGGACATCACAACCCCACTGAAGTAAAAAGGGTCACAAGAGGGCACTGTGAATGCCAGTCCCCTAGAAGGCCTGGTCACCTGGGAAAACTCCTGCCGACACAGAATCCCACAACTGGCTCGAGAAGCGGCAGGAAGCCTGAGAACGCACAAGTGAGCAACCTGGAAACAAAGAAGAGTCCaggcccagatggtttcactggtgaattctaccaagtgTTTAAAAATTAACACCAATCCTTCGCAAACTTTTCCACAcgatgaaagaggaagaagactTTCCCACTCATTCTACGAGGCAAGTACTGCCCTGATACCAACACCAAAGacatcataaggaaaaaaaacacagaccAGCACCCCTTAGAAACACAGCTGCAGAAATCCTGAAAAAAACAGCAGCAAGCCAAGCCGATCCACACATAGAGAGAACCGTGCACCACAAGTGAGTGGGACTTACCCCAGGGAGGTGAGGTTTGTTTTATATTCAAAAGCTAATGGAACATAACCCCACATCagtaaaatcaaagataaaaaccatgtgatcatctcacagaagcagaaaattcAAAACCCAACATCCATTGCAGACAGAAACAGTCAACAAACCAGGAGTGGAAGGAAACGTCCTCACGCTGATAAAGCCCCGGGTCACCAGCAGTCAGTAGGAGCACCTGGGTCTGGCTCCACTGACTGCAGAGATCAGAGGCGGCGGACCCAGCACAGAAAGCAGCCAGTGCCGCCAGGGTCGGGGAGCTGGACAAGACAGGGGACCAGATAACGGGGACAGGGTTTCCTTCGGGAGTGATGAACACAATCTGAGAATACAAAAACCTACTGTACTGTGTAGCTGAAAAGGGAAAAACTATGGCATATATGAGTTAAACTTCAATAAAGGTGTTATAAAAAAAGAACGCAGGGGCTTCCcgatggtccggtggttaagacaccatgcttccaatgcaaggggcctgggttctatccctggtcagggaactagaacccacatgacacaactaaaaCCTGGCAAACCAAACAAATCGAAatagtttggttttaaaaaaaggatgTATCCTTCAGTGTAAGAAGCCCTTGCTACAAAAACCCACAGAAGCAATCTACCCAAAGCAGCTCACAGTTTCAAGTGGTTCTCAACACAAAGAACAGTCCAGCTTTTGCAGCCTCTGCCTCGAAGGCTCATCCACCGCACAGCTCTCAGCGCAGCGTGACTTCCGTGCAGTACGGCAAACAGTTTTTCACACCCATGGCAAGACAGGGGGGACAGAGACCTCCTAGGGGGACAGCCCTCGCCCGCAGAAACAGGCAGGCCTCCCCGTCCCGACGCGAGCGGCGGGCCCAGGCTCACCTCCAGCTCCTCACTGTCTCTGGGCTTCTCCTCTGATGTCTGCTTGACAAAGTCAGGGATGAGGATCTCCAGCGTGGCACGGGCTGCCGGGAGGAGCACTGGGTGAGGGGCCAAGCTCAGACAGCAGCCAGGCCCCCAGGGGCGGGGCGGCACTCGGGGGAGCTCTGCGGGCCCAGTATGGGCACCCCGGGCACAGGAGCGCGCCTGCAGGGGCAAGCCttgccagggtgggggtgggggtcccaTGAGGACGGCTGCACCTCACAGCTTTCTGCCTTGAGAGCCTTCGAACagcccactggtgggtggagctggaagaCCTTCTGGAGCCCCTCTGAAGTGGAGGGGCCTCCTGGGGCGGGGGAGGCAGATCACGCAACCTCGGCGCAGCCAGGCGCGTGGACGGCCACACAGTCCATCATCCTCAGCATCAGCCACCAAGGGAGACCAAGGGGGGCAGACTCTGAGCCCCGGAGCTCAGACCCTGTGCCAGCCCGAGCCGCGGGGAGGTGGCAACGGAGCAGACATGGCCCAGGCTCTGTGAGCACAGAGTTGCTCTAAGACATGCGGAGACAGGGCGCCAGGGCCTAGGGCACAGCCACAGCCGGCCCGTCACGGGTCCTCCCCAGGGGGTGCTAAATGGCTCCCGGAAGCACGCTCCCGCCCGGTGCACAAATACGGCCAGCAGCAGGCCCAACAGGAGGGGCTCCCAGGGCCTGCCCGGCTGTGCTCTGGACCGGCAGCCCCAAGTCTCAGCCAGAAGCACTCGGGAGCGGTCCTCGCGGACATCAGGATCCCTGAGGAGCACGTCCGCCGTGCAGGGTCTACACAGATGGCGCCCAGGCTCAGGCAACTCAGAGCGCTGTGTGTGCTGGGGGAGTGGAGGGCCGGGGCAGGAGGCGCGGGCCCACCCATCCAAGCGGACGAAAGCCTTCTATGTTCGCTTCTCACAGCCTGCCTCTTGGTGAATCCTTGCCAGTGAGTGCATAACTTAAAAAAGATCCAAGTGGATAACTCCATAAACACCAGACTCGCCCATCCCACCTCCAGCCAGGGTGGCTCACACGGTCCCCAGACACCAGCAGGCACGTTACCAGCTTTGTTCTTGGCCAGCTTTTTGCTGCTTGCCGTTCCAGATCCATAGGTCACACCGTCAATGGTCACTGAGGCACCAAAAGGCTCGCTTGGGTTCTCTTAAATTAAAATGGCCACTTTAAAACACACGTGCCAGGACATTCGGAGCACACCCGCACACACACCCTGCTCACCGCAGAGCGTGGGGCACGGCTGCGGCAGGAAGGCAAGGCGGGGGTCCCGGGACACTGGGCAGCCACAGAGCGAGACAAGCCAGAGGCAGAGCCGCCAGGGGCAGACCGAGGTCTGAGAAAGGTGGATGGGCGCAGGGGCACACACAAAAGGCGGGGGTGGGAATGCAGACTCGGCAAGCCCAAGAAGCAGGGAGACCACGGCGGACCCGAGCTTCCGGCCTTCACTCAGGAGAGCCGGAAACCAGCACAGGGCCGCGGCTCCTCCAGCCGGAGGCCTGGGGGGGCTGTGGGGGGACAGGTGCGGTGCGCAGGGCGTGGGGAGGGGACGGCAGGTGAGGAGACCCCCTCCATTTCCTGTCTCATCCCAGCAAGCGGGGCTGACAAGCAGCCCCAGGCAGCGCCTGACGCCCGAGACAGAGGCGGGGCCGGGGAAGGCCGGGAGGGGCCGCGCACTCACCGCACTCGAAGAAGCTGTACACGGGGCGGACCTTGAGCACGCGCTGCATGTACTCGTGCAGAATGCACACCTCCGACTTCCCGTTGGGGTTGATGACAAACTCTGTGACGCGACGACAGGGCGTCTCAGAGCAGCCGGGGCCCGCCTGCGCAGCGGGCCTCTGCGCCGCAGGGGGACGGGGCTGGGCTCACCTTTCTTCGTGGGCGCGTCCTGCACAGACAGTGTGATGAGCTTCTGGTTGGCGGGCAGGATGGGCCTCTCTGACTCGGCCTGTTTTCGCTTCATTTCTCGGTTGAACTGCCGACGCTCAGCCCACGTCCTGAACTTCTTCACGGTCACTTGCTCAAAGTCAAAGCGCTTCTCCAGGTAATTCCGAAACTCCTCAAGGTCTGCACGGATTTTGACCAGAGACCCGAGTGACGGACTCCCAACCAGAGTCACCCCCTCGGTGGCAGGACGGGTCCTGGCCACAAGACACCCCTCCCGCTTCCCTTCAAGGATGAGGGGCCAAGCAATCAGCCTCCTTTGCTCTGCCAGGTTCCCTAGGGAGAAACTTCTGGGCTATCCTTTTAGTTTatttagaacaaaaaaaaaacaaaaataaacaaagaaaaaggaatgttaGGAAAAAACACCACTATCAGCCTCCAGGACCTTCTCCCCATGGGAACCAGGTGCCGATGGCCCGCAGCAGAGGCATCGCGCCCAGCACGGCCTCCTGCCCGCGCCTctgccccaggatcccaggcctcCCATCAGCCCCACCCCACTGCTTCCCCCAGAGGCCTGAGGCACCACGCACGTGCTTGCACACTTAGGGACGGAGCGAAACCACAGAGCTCCCCACACAGGAGTGCAGAGCAGCGGGCACGCGCGAGGACGGTGCCATGGGGAGACCACCAGGCAGATGAGGGCCCCTCCCAGCTGCGTCTTCAGAACACTGCCGTCCCGGCCAGCCCCAGCGCGCTCCCCAGAGGCTTCCCGGCCAGCCCCAGACGCGGCCCCTCCTTGGGAGCAGCCCCCGGCCCCTCACGGACAGGAGCACACAGACACCTGGGGCTCGAAAACGCGACACTGTCTAACAAGGACTGGGCAGGGGCTAAGAGAGCCCGCCCCCAAGGAAGAGACATGGGAGGGATGACCCACGACCGATGGCGCCCACAGGGCTGAAACAGCAGCTGCGCCCACCCCGGCGGTGGGACCCCAGGACCCACACGTGCACACCGCGGCGCAGAGGTCGGACGGTCATGACCAAAGGCTGTCTGGGCGGCGACACCGGTCACTGGGCGGGTCTCCTGAGCTCGGTGGCGGGCAGGCACAGACGGAGCCCCTCCTCCCTAGGGACCAAGTTCGCCCCAAAGCTTACCGACGGACTCGTCCTTGCACACCTCCACCTTGGCCTTCAcctgccccagggccccaggcgcgGCCTCAGCCCCTAGCGGGTCCTTCTCGTCTGGGGGCCCCACGTCAGCCCCTAGGGGGTCAGGCTCGTCTGGGGGCAGCTCTGGCTCTGGGGGGGCGAGCCCCACGCCCCGCTCCCGCTCCTCGCTGTCCTTCATCTTCCGGTAGTGCAGGCAGGGGATGCTGGTCAGGGGAGGGCCGTGTTTCTGCAAGCAGGGAGACCGCGCGGGTCACCAGGCCGGACCCACGGGCCTCTGATGCCCCCACCGGCCTGCCTGGCGGCCACCCTCCTCCCACAACTCACAAGACCAAGTGCACGAGGGACGCGGCCCCTACCCGTATGCTTCCTGTCCCCAGGAAGTAGGGCCTGGACCAGGTGACCACCCGCGACTCCCGGTGCAGGTACACGGGCACTCCGGAGTTGTGGAACGTCATGATCCAGCCGTCAGGCAGCGGCTCCGTCGGTGGGCGGCCACGGCCTGCGCGGGGCAAGAACAGCTGTGGCCACAGCCGCGTGGGCACCGTCAGGACAGTCACAGTCAGCCCCCGGGCAGAAACAGCAGCATGCTGGAGCCGGCCTTACAGAAAAGTTCTGACCAGGGTGGGGACGGCCCACCCCCACCAGGAGAGCCCAGCCCCGCCTGCAAGCCCGCTCCTCTGCGTGCTGGGTCCGAGCCTCTGTGTGGGACCCGTGGGCGCCAAGACCCTCTTCACCTGCTCTAGTCCCCGGACACACCGCAGAGCCCAAGGAGTGCTCCGCGAGACACAGGGCCTCGCTGCAGCTCTGCCGCCCTGACACTGTGTCTCCGCCCGCCTCCCGCGGGTGCAGCCACAGGGGCTGGGTAGGCTCCACTAGGAACTGCAGACTGTGGGTCACTGCCCCCTGTGACCAGATAGCAAGCCTGCACTGTCCTGAGCTGCCACGGACAGGCCTGGCTGCtgggagatgcaaaagacaaagACTCAAGGACAGCTTGCTTTTCTTACCAGTATTGGGAGCAAGTGAAAAACTCAGAAACAAAAGCGAAATgccacgtggaatctaaaaaaacacaCGGACGAGATGAAAACAGCCCCACCAACACTTGTGGGAACGGAAATGGCTCCCTTGTGTCAGGTCTGACACCTGCACGTGGCTGATGCCAGGCGAACACCAGCGTCAGGACAGCCCTAGGAGGGAGGGCAAGGCTGGGCACGCACAGTCACCCCGGGCCTGTGGGCTGGGCCAGGAGCTGCCTGCAACCAGCCCTGGGTAACCGAGGAGGAGGAGGCGTGTCCGTGACCGTGAGCAGACCACAGCCCACGCGGCAGACACACGCCCAGCCCCGCCGACGGGTCTGCTCTGCGGCCGGGAGACAGCGCGCCAGCCACTCCTCAGTTCCTCCTGTCACGCTGGCCACCTGCACAGTGCTCAGCGGATGGCATCACCTGTGTGCCCGAGTCCCTCCAGCCCCTTCCCATCGCCCACCCGACACCAAGAGGCACCCCAACCGCTCTTCCCAGTGTACCCATGACCCCTCCACCTCTGCCCACATGTAAGCCACGGGTCTGCTTTCAGAGCAGACTGTGGAATGAGTCCTGCCTGCTTCCAACAGCTTCCCCAGCGCTCGGCACAGAACTGAGAACTCAGACAGGGGCCACGAGCAGCCCCCACACTCAGCACTGCTTCTGTCTGCAGCCTCCACACGCCCGGAAGCCCCCTTCCCAAACCACGGCAGTGCGTAGGGTGTGTCCTCACATTCCAAGCTTCCCGTCAATGACAGGACCCTCCTGCCTGCAGATGCACACGGCCGCCCAGACTGCCACCGGGCAGCCTGAGGGCTCTCCCAGCGTAGCATGCGGCCGAGCACCCTCGCTACTTCCTGGCCCGACTTACTTTTGAGCACGGTTTTAATCTTGGTCATCATTGGCTGCACGCTTGTCTCCCCGTCCGATGGGTGGTCGCTGTCTCCTCCGTATTTCTCCTCCATTCGCCTCTTtttgggagcacagaggcccTCTTCCAGAAGAGCATCAACATCATTGTCAAAATCATCCTGCAAAACACACTGTTCAGAAACCGCGGCCCCTGGCACCCGCACTCCTGCCCATGGGCAGGCGTCAGTGACAACACAGAGAGGAGGTGGTCTCAGGGGCCTAGGGGTGCCTCTGTGGCTCACGAGCATCTGAAAAACAAAGAGGATGAAACGGCCAGCCAAAGCACACGCTCGTGACCAGCAGATCGTTCCAAGTCGGCTGAGACACGGGTACAAGGCAGACCTGTCAGCCAAACTCTCTGTTAGCAGAGGCGGGACCCCTGGACTCCTGACGGCTCTTTCTTTCCGCGTGGACCTTTCTACctcctgtgggttttttttcctctgtaacatcgcaacatgggcttcccagagaTGCTGCAACTCCCAAATACCTCTCTCTGGGTTTTGCTAAGAGTGCTCCAAAGGAAAGGACGCCGACATACCTCGTAGGAGAAAGTCAAGGCCTCTTCGTCCACTCTGTCTCTCTGCGCGATCGCTTTAGCCGTGAACCCGCCTGCGCCTTCTTCCTCTAGCTCCAAATTGTCAGTAAAGTCTTCTAACTCATCGAGCACTGCGTACTCCACTCTCCTTTCCTGATCCAGCTCATGCTCCTCGTCCCTCCTACCCGCACTCTCACCCCCGGCGCCTACCCCGTTCCCCGCGCCCCCGCCACAGGGACCAGCATGCACGTCCCCACTGACAGGGCTGAGGGCCAGGCCACACTCTGCCCGCACGTCGCGCTCCGCTCCCGTGTACAGCACCTTCCTGTCCTCACTCCTGCAGCTCTCCGTAAAGCTCACGCTAATCTTTACATCCTTAAGCAACTTAAGGTCAGGGGAGAACTTCCGGACCGCAGGTGCGTGCCGCGCAGTGCGCGGGCTGTGGCCACTACAGTTCGGGTCTACGAGGAGGCGAGCCTTAGAGGAGGATCCTTTGGAGAGAAGAGAAGCTCCGTAGAAGTTGAGCGGGTCCTCGGCAGGGGATTcggcctgtccatcaccaccagaGCCAACGTCCATTACCTCTGCATCACTGGACGTTTGCAGGGGAGGTGGTGGAGACTGTCCACGGGGCAGCGAGCGGAGGGGGCAAGCTCGGTCCTCCATCGCCACTCCTCCTGCGGGCTCACGCGGGAGAGGAGAGGGGCTCTCACATGTCTCCATAGTAAAGTGGTTAGGACTACTTTAAAAGACCAGAGTTTTTAAAAACCTGACATAACTCTAGACAGCTAACATGCACAAGTCCGTCGAGACCCGGGTGCGTCCTGCCCGTGCTGCGCACGCTGGCGGCTTAGTCAAGCTGGCCACATTGCTCTTTTCATTAATGTAGACAGCTTTTAGAACCACTGCCTCAATTATTGGAAATCACAATGCACTCAGCTTAAATGACTGACGACTACGCGAGTCTGTCCTCGAGCCGAAGGGGCACCCGTCTTCCTCCACCTGCAAAGAGACGTAAAGGCGTCGTCACACAGTGACAGAGACCTTCTGCTTCCTGGCACCGAGAGTCCAGTGCTACGGACGGTGCAGTAAAGACTTCAGTGACACTGCCTGAGAAGAGCACCTTCTACACTTCAGAACAGGCGAACCTGACTCCCTTCTTTAGAACCTAAATTATAACTTAAGTCCTAAGTCAAGTATTTTACTAGTTGTCCAACTGTATTTCCAACTTCAGAAACACAAAAAACATATTATAATTAGGttcaaaaaggattaaaaaaaaccaGAACTCCTCCACTACACTGCACCGCGGCACTCCCCTGGCTCGGCTCATGTGGCCGCCCTTCCACAGCACACGGGGGTGTGCGGCTTCCCTCCAGCACCAGTGATGTGGGTCCACTCACCTGCGTGGGCCGGTCAGTCAAAGGGCAAGTGGGCGGCCCTCCGCTCAGCTCTGCGGCACTACGGCCTCAGAGGCACGGCTGGGGCTCCGCCACCCAGGACCTCAGGgcatggggggaggggcagggatgcGGCGGGCTGGGCGTGGCTCTGCTCCCAGGACGGAGCCCGGCCGCGCGGGCGGGGAGAGGCTGCGGGGGCCGGCTAAGCCCAGGCACAGGAGTCCTGGCAGCCGCCTGGAGCCTGGCTCCATGAGGGGGCAACAGGGAGGCCCGGGGTGAAGGGACCCTCAGGCCACAGTTCAGTCCCTAAGCAGAAGGGAGGCCCGCACCTGTGAGAACAGTGGACACAGAACTGACCACACTGCTGAGCAGGTGGAGGCCGAGAACAGGACAAGGCAGCCCCAAAGACCAACAGGGCCTCTCCCCAGGGGACACTCAGGCAGGGCCCGCAAAGAAGGGTGCTCGGAGCCTCTGGGCAGACCCGGCCAACAGGGCCGAGGCCACCAGGATGTGTCAGCCAGGCGGTCACCCAAACCACAGGAGAGGCCACCCAGAGAGCGAGGGCAGACCAAGAAAAGGGCTGAGGACGCAACCCTAGGGAGTTTGCACCAGAGGGAAGACACCAGGCTGAGAAGGCAGGGCGGGGCGTCCAAACACAGGGCCGCGGGAGGGAGGTTCCAGCAGAGCAgaacacgtgcacacacgcacgcacgtgcacacacgcacccCCACACCGTGCAGACACGCACGAACATGCCATGCACATGGATGCAGACACACATGCGTGCCCACACCACTCAGGGCGGCTTGCGGGTTGCAGACAGACAGGAAACAGCAGACACCACACGTTTTAAGAGGTTACAGTGGAGGGACAGGACATAAAAGACAAAGACTTGTTTAGATGTAATCAATTCATCCAACTATTCACTGACCACCTACTCTGATGGGGGTATCAGCATGAACAAGGGGGCAGCAACCACTGACCTGTCTTCTACTTCCCGGGTCCCAAGGTGTCCTCATGTTTCTGAACACAATACCTCCCCCGCAGGCATGTCTGCCAAAAATGCTAAGGACCAAGGAAACATGGCACACAGGAGATGACGGACGCGGAACCGGGAGACCACTGAGGAGGCACCAGACGTGCACAAGGACCACCGAGCGGGTTAAGGCCAGTCTCCTGGCACCAAGAAAGCTCATTTCAGAGGACAGACAGGTCAGCACACCCAGCACTACGGAACACAGACACGACCAGGACCAAAGCCCTGGGCACCAGGCAGGTCTGCAGAGACCCCAGCAAGAGCCCACCCGTGATTCTGGGGGCCAAAAAGGCTAAAACGAAGAGACGTGAAGAGGACGGGGACACCTCCGGCCATGTTCAGAGGCTGAGAAGCTCAGTTTAGAAGCAAAGAACCAAGATGATAACTATGAAACCTGATGAAGGGAGGCCTTGAAGAGGTGCCCAGAGTGCAGGCTGGGAGCCTCGGCGAGTGGTCCTTGGAGTTTGGGGAGCCACCTGGCCCTGGGGCGGCAGTGCGCTGAGGGCTCCGCTG is from Muntiacus reevesi chromosome 13, mMunRee1.1, whole genome shotgun sequence and encodes:
- the DGCR8 gene encoding microprocessor complex subunit DGCR8; the encoded protein is METCESPSPLPREPAGGVAMEDRACPLRSLPRGQSPPPPLQTSSDAEVMDVGSGGDGQAESPAEDPLNFYGASLLSKGSSSKARLLVDPNCSGHSPRTARHAPAVRKFSPDLKLLKDVKISVSFTESCRSEDRKVLYTGAERDVRAECGLALSPVSGDVHAGPCGGGAGNGVGAGGESAGRRDEEHELDQERRVEYAVLDELEDFTDNLELEEEGAGGFTAKAIAQRDRVDEEALTFSYEDDFDNDVDALLEEGLCAPKKRRMEEKYGGDSDHPSDGETSVQPMMTKIKTVLKSRGRPPTEPLPDGWIMTFHNSGVPVYLHRESRVVTWSRPYFLGTGSIRKHGPPLTSIPCLHYRKMKDSEERERGVGLAPPEPELPPDEPDPLGADVGPPDEKDPLGAEAAPGALGQVKAKVEVCKDESVDLEEFRNYLEKRFDFEQVTVKKFRTWAERRQFNREMKRKQAESERPILPANQKLITLSVQDAPTKKEFVINPNGKSEVCILHEYMQRVLKVRPVYSFFECENPSEPFGASVTIDGVTYGSGTASSKKLAKNKAARATLEILIPDFVKQTSEEKPRDSEELEYFNHISIEDSRVYELTSKAGLLSPYQILHECLKRNHGMGDTSIKFEVVPGKNQKSEYVMACGKHTVRGWCKNKRVGKQLASQKILQLLHPHVKNWGSLLRMYGRESSKMVKQETSDKSVIELQQFARKNKPNLHILSKLQEEMRRLAEEREETRKKPKMSIVASAQPGGEPLCTVDV